The genomic interval ATCTGTTGCGGCGAACGCGTCTCATTTCTTGAGCCTCACACCTACATGAACCTGAGCGGCCTCTCCGTCGGCGAGGCCGCGCGCTACCAGAACCTGGAGCCCGAGGATATTCTTGTGATATCCGACGACGTCGCGCTGCCCTTCGGGCGTATACGTATGCGCAAAAGCGGTTCGGCGGGCGGACAGAACGGTCTTAAATCCATAATCGGCGCGCTTGGGACTCTCGACGTGCCGCGTCTGCGCGTTGGTATCGGCTCTCCCGAGGGGCGGATGGACCTCAAAGATTGGGTGCTCGGCAAGATACCGCAGGAACAGCGCCGGGAGTGGC from Cloacibacillus sp. carries:
- the pth gene encoding aminoacyl-tRNA hydrolase, which encodes MKLIVGLGNPGYEYVWTRHNAGWTIVDSFVARLGLREPQIKFRGAYWGPVICCGERVSFLEPHTYMNLSGLSVGEAARYQNLEPEDILVISDDVALPFGRIRMRKSGSAGGQNGLKSIIGALGTLDVPRLRVGIGSPEGRMDLKDWVLGKIPQEQRREWHKIEDAAWEALELWLSGDVDRAMSKANGFRLNVGE